From the genome of Medicago truncatula cultivar Jemalong A17 chromosome 2, MtrunA17r5.0-ANR, whole genome shotgun sequence:
tttggtgaatcatacaacttggttgatatccagaatggatccgattaagtatatctttgagaaagctgctgttactggaaagatcGCACgatggcagatgcttttgtctgaatatgatattgtgttcaaaactcagaaggcaatcaaaggtagcattcttgccgatcatcttgcttatcaacctcttgatgattaccaaccaattgaattcgacttcccagatgaagagatcatgtatttgaaatccaaagactgcgaagaaccgttgattaatgaaggtccagatcccaatagcaagtggggtttagtctttgatggtgctgtcaatgcttatggtaagggaattggggcagtcattgtatccccgcaggggcatcacattccttttaccgccagaatcttgttcgaatgtaccaacaatatggctgagtatgaagcatgtatctttgggatcgaggaagcaattgacatgagaatcaaacacctcgacatctatggagattctgcgctcgtcatcaatcagataaagggtgaatgggagacccaccatgctaatttgattccttatcgtgattatgcgagacgtttgctgacatattttacaaaggttgagctgcaccatattcctcgtgatgagaaccaaatggctgatgctcttgctactctatcctccatgtttcgagtaaaccattggaatgatgtgccaataatcaaaatgcaacgccttgaaagaccttcacatgtgtttgctattggggatgtgatcgatcaggctggtgaaaatgtggttgactataaaccctggtactatgacatcaagcagttcttgctgagccgtgagtatccgccgggtgcttccaaacaagataagaagaccctgagaagattggccggtagattcctgttagatggaaatattctgtacaagaggaactatgacatggtattgttaaggtgtgttgatgaacatgaagcagagcagttaatgcatgatgtacatgacggtaccttcgggacccatgctacagggcatactatgtcaagaaagttgttacgagcaggttattactggatggccatggagcatgattgctaccaatacgccaggaaatgccacaaatgtcaaatctatgctgataagatccatgtgcctccgcatgctctcaatgttatgtcatccccatggccgttctcaatgtggggcattgacatgattggaagaattgaaccgaaggcttcaaatggtcatcgtttcatcttagtggcaattgactacttcaccaagtgggttgaagcagcatcttataccaatgtgaccaagcaagtggtagctaagttcatcaagaacaacatcatctgtcgatatggtgttcccagcaagattattactgacaatggtaccaacctgaacaacaatgtggtgcaagctctttgtgaagaattcaaaattgagcaccataactcttctccttatagacctcagatgaatggtgcagttgaggccgccaacaagaatatcaagagaattgtccagaagatggtaactacttacaaggactggcatgagatgttaccctatgctctgcatggctaccgtactaccgtgcgcagttcaaccggggcaacccctttctctcttgtatatggtatggaagcagttcttcctttggaagtggagatcccatctctccgtgtgatcatggaagcaaagttatccgaggctgaatggtgccaaagccggtatgatcagttgaatttgattgaggaaaaacgtatggatgccatggctcgtggacagtcatatcaagcaagaatgaagactgcttttgacaagaaagttcatcctcgagaattcaaggtaggggaacttgtattgaaaaggagaataagccagcaacccgacccaaggggcaagtggacgcctaactatgaaggtccttatgttgtcaagaaggccttctctggtggtgctttaatccttacacacatggatggtgtagaacttccaaatccagtgaatgccgatatagtcaagaaatactttgcctagaaatgtgaaaagaacagcgtggtaggtcgaaaacccgaaagggcggcctaggcaaaaatgcgcttcccggtggatcgaaaacccgaaagggcggtccaggcaaaaataagggacaaaaaaacaaatatgaaaagctcgctgagattgtacgcaactcaggcaagaatgagcgtctcgatgagccgaaaacccggaagggcggttcatgcaaaaatgagattgaaacaaaaggcaagtaactatatctggctaaccaccgtccccttggggcatctgcagctgttaataaccatcttcatcaaaagctcctatgcttgcgaattcaaagtttccaggaaatgtcatgattactgtgttcaatgtatcaccaaccaataaaattaccattttccaagctttgtaaatccgtggagtcacgccttcggctgactaccactcttatacatcaaattgagcctgtgcttttgtttaaaattctattttcttctactttcaaagctatatacaaaacattttctttctattttgataatgacaatgcttgaaacaaacatttttgaaaactgaaaactttttgtttattttgaaaagcaaacctgagcaacagggtacattcaaatgaaacatgcatgagcgagagtatgttggtgtctatttcaatatatgttaccagcaggttctcctccaagataatctgtggtcaatggcaagaatgaaaaaacagaatgaaaatgcatgaaaattaatgagctcgctaagttgacaacccgaaagggcagttcaggcaaaaatggggcattgaaaagaacttatttccccggtggatcgaaaacccgaaagggcgatccaggcaaaaatgggatgaaaaaaaatgatgaatgaaaatgagaatataacatgcaaaagcattgaccacagatgcaatgtctacaacatacccagcgctgaaatgcccagcacaacggcgttttccccggtcgggtcttccaagattctatccccagcaagatgcatagctacctgccctcagctatggttccgacacatctcccaacgacgtcatctccaaagaggatttccaagaatgtgtaatatagcacgagccactacgtgcccaatactctgatgtcttgtcttccccgtgaagtcgtgcctacaaaatgccaacagtcatgcattacaagcattcatacatgcataatcatgcatattacgtgcccatgcatttaatgaaattgttatatcatccatgcatattgcatttccaatgtcaacatcagtctcaattcaatactcatgtcaggttctctgtcaaaaccttgtgagccaataatatcagtcaatttttacctttcaattcaaatcgacgtcaagtcaatctcaatctatattttgtcaacaaaccaatccccagtgaatgtgtttctgtttggtcaagttactagttcgcatccaagaacgacttgtacccgtttacttttcaatgttatcggtcgagtgcctagctcaatccaagagcagcttgtacctggctatctgtttctgtcggtggagtaaccagttcgcatccaagaacaagctcgcacctgtctttttgccttgctttcagtcgagtaaccagttcgaatccttaagaacaactcgtgcctgccaattttacatgttttcagtcgagtcaccagttcgaatccgtaagaacaactcgtacttgccaattttcttttttttcccagtcgggtcaccagttcaaatccataagaacaactcgcactttccaatatacccaagtgagttaccagttcgaacccataagaacaactcatgtttgtccaataacctctatcccctgtggagttaccagttcgaatccataagaacaactcgcagttgtctgtttgtttcattcccggtcaagtggctagtttgaatccaagagcagcttgtacctgtccaacttgtttctagtttcccgttactctgctattcactatctttgtcaatgtctaccaatcccgcaatggatacgacattttttgttaattccaatccccatgaggtcttgcattcataatccaaatgatgcatggcatgcatattatttgaaaatgggtaggcgtatttttacgtccaaacacagtgcaaatgctaatatttaagtatcttcgtcctgtcaagccaaagactccgtctcttgactctccagacaaagaaacttaaataggggcagctgttataccctgtttttggacctaaaaatactgggcctaatttcatttcaaactttgtcaaatgtcaaatttcaactgcacagttcaatttgtctctgctacgcagtgttttcaatcacatttttacctatgtttttcttgcataagacCTTTCAagatgtctttacttgtcttgtaagtcatttaaaagtgtctctgaatcattacattgctttttctacaagtttatttcaaaatttgcaaaaagtcatacagaagggtattttggtcatttcctgcagtgggacccattttcatccttgtgactgtttctgagtcttttcaaattcatttttaacatttcatcagtaaaccctgtttaaattcatttcaaattcgcgtctgagtcagtgtcaggtcaatttgaatctgtttaggtcgtttttagccctaggggcattttggtcatttcacacgaaattttggcatggggaggttactttgaagtacctcatttaggccattggttcgttttagtccgttttgtcaattttatttgtgtttcgctttacgtttggtcaaattaccaattttattttaatttttagtgtttttattatttttgcatttttgtcctCAAAGAGTTCCAAAATTGCAGTTCAGTccacctttttttaattttcatttcagtcttttttgtcaaattgcagtttagtccttgaagttttattttttgcagaaaagtccaaagttcatttttcaggtccaggccgtgccatttccatacaaatccaggtgtcacattttcattggctcaagtgtacacatgtcaactatataagcATTGAGTCAGAATCAAAGCCATTGAtcacacgccacttcaccaaaacagattcaatttttctctttcttgtcagttagatcaaaccaagaaaatcacagagaaatcaccaagaacacaagaaccctaagatttccagaaccaaattcatacacaaattcattgattttcacatcaatcctcagagattcgtgtgaatcttcatcaccggattgaagatttcccctacaattcaaagtgcgagctcacattgaagcaagctcaagcactgatcatagggatttttcacgcagattcaaaaaacgttgaagcaagctcaagcacgtaatcacagagaagcagagaaagaatcagagaagatgaagatgaaccggtaaaccgatttattttcggtccaaaagcaagcaaaatcatcaaaaccgtcaagaacattcaagtttttcccaaaggttttcctccattaaaggtttcaaccaaaaccttaggtaaaactcatactctttttcaaaagcaatatcactgttaaacctaaaaatcacgcaagcaaaacagatccaaaggttccagaattcaaagaaaaccataaccgtaaacatcaaAATCTAGATCCGTAAGGATCAACGTTTTGAAAGCGAAAACAGGCGTCAAAAAGtaatcaaacgacgaaacgatgtagatctttaaggATCTAAATGAtctcattcaaaaaaatcaaaaatcatttcaaaaccgtaaaagctttttcaagatctacgtcgttccaagccgttttcaaaaaaacaaatgccggattcgtgtttagggtaaGAAGGCGAATCGTTTGATGTAGAAACTTTGAAGTTCTGGAAAATTAGGTCGCCGGAGTGGTTTAGgcgcgccggagaagatgaagcttccggcggaccttcaaggtctccgccgtggcttcatcctcaccggcggtgagggtttagagagagatgagagaagagagaagagttagagagagaaaggtgtgtgacaaatgaaaaaaccggcgcgTTAGGGTTTTATATAGGGCGctagaccggaccggttcaagaccggtccaatcccctgcGTAGTGAgcccttagatctagggtttgggaccttggatcaatccaacggtccctgagTATCCCTGTGAGATCCGTTTCCTCTGGTTTTGGGCTGGGCCTTCTGTTGTACgtttttttgcttcttttgcTGCTTGCACcattttctttgctatttgcacctGTGGCCTGCTCATTCTTGTttacaaaatttctaaaaaaaatcctagttgtttcttggtacatttttggcatttttatggtgttttcctgcatgtaaaaaatatcaaaatggcatgaacaaatttccatgtgtttttacacttttggtatactttttgctatgtttttgttcttgatactttgatatgtgttatgaataaatgataccatatcttatgatgaatatgcctctggacatgtgcttctttttgctgttttgaatatgattttatggatttcttgttttacaagcaacaaatgtttgttttagagaataaagtgtcaaatttctctatgaatttggtgtgataccttgcttgcatatgtttccattaatttcatgtcatggcttgaaaccaaatttcttgcaaaattgccatgatgtgatgattatgggttgcaagcacctttaggtatcacatcaaagtttttaggttcattgccactttattaccttttctttgccatttttatgcatttccttttgattacttcctactattgtgtgctttatgattactaaccatttcatctcatgtgccatacctttcatagcattccaccactctctccactttctttagcttagcatttattttatttttttacaagttttaattcatttggtaatgtaatttgttatcattggtttgtagcttggcaaaggggccatagaatgtatttaggcaatttttgtaatatggactatggacactatggcgcaccgacacgcacacactcaccttagatgtatgcataggattgtatggttagacaagcgtttaggttttaaacccttagagaaaatccatcctttttccaaaaaaaacaattgaacttcacttcaaaaattttcataataaatatgaagtcaacacttcatttttttcctttctttttttcttaagaaaaattcaatccatcttaatcatttagacttcctttctaatcactaatcaaacctcgctttttttgctaaatctaatgctcatgaagcctcccaatctccttcttcaaaaccttttttttcaaaacttaaaatcaaacaattaaaacaaaaacaagtctttttagcaagaactacgaacggttttgatcccttaaaagggtacgtaggcaatgagtcaaaactcatccaagccgaaataaaatccaattctacttcttctctcccccattcttaactaaataaacctcccattttcaaaaagtaagtaaaaataagcgtagaaattaacttaggaaaacggctcctatagaggactatagttactccgggtgcctaacaccttcccgtagtaaaaccgacccccgaacttagaatctaagggttttttctcaatttttcccttcccgagaaaaaagagagatatcaacggtcaaaaggttcaagtccaattaatggcttggcacccaaaaaccatgataacaatagTCATATGATCATTCGGGCATATTCTTATCTTCTAGAGTTTCCTGAGAAGGTTAGAGCTTTACTTGGACTTCCAAAACACTTGCGGAAGAGTTTTCTATTAGAATCGATGGTTGGTCAAGGTTACTCGTCAAGGTAATTTATCCATTTTCTCAACAAGTCAAGGTTATATCTTGGCATTGGTGTATGAGTAGGTTGAAGATTGCAGCTTGTTTACTAATGGTTGTTTCATCTCTACAtattgtttttggtctctaatgAGGATCTTGAAGTCCTAGATTATGACATTAGTATAGAATTTTGTAATCTTGTATTGGGATTTAGTTACTAGCATATTTGACacatttgtcatttttatgTCATGTATTGATATAACAGGATATgttgcattttcatttttaaatgtcTTATTTACAAgtaaaatatttgtcaaaaactttctctaatttatttgaaaataaataagttgttttgaataagcggtttttgaaaaagatgtcCTAATAatctgttttgcataaataagctgttttgaataagctgtttttttaaaagaggttgtaataagctgttttgcataaataagctgttttgaataagctgttttttgaaaagagatcgtaattagttgttttgtataaataagttgttttgaaaaaagagattgtaataagttgttttgcattaataagctgttttgaataagttatttttttttaaaaaaaaaaaaagatcgtaataatttgtttttcatgagataagctattttttaaaaagagaccgtaataagttgttttttataaagtgattgtaataagtttttttttattctatatataatttgtttttcatgagataagctcttttgaataaattagaagataaattacaaagtataacataatgtattaattttaagagaaaaaagggtaaaataggaaaattataacataagcccttcatcttctttccttgTTGGTGttttaactcccaaacaaggggaaggttttcctcctttctcccttccttccctttccttcccttcccctccttagcctttcctttccttcccctcaaaactcgcaaacaaagcctaagagaACTAGTAACCGACAAAACATAAGAGTATGAATAAGCTTAAAATTGCATCATATCTTTACTATGAGTAGTGTTGGAATCCGCATGATTGTTTGGCGAGATAGTGGTTTTTCAACGGTTAGCTGCTAGGTTTGGTTCATAGTCACAAAATTCGCAACCGTTGCTAGGGAAATGCGAATTGGGAAAATTAATTGCTTATTTTAGCTACCCTTGAatcgtaatttttattttttttttttgttgatgaattgttttggaaaaaattattaacatacattatattatttgcctcaaagaaaataatgaaatcTAGTAGtcgtaaaacttttttttaagatttaccAATTGCTTACACTATACTTAATTGGTAGTACCAGTACTACTATTACGAACCGACCTCTACCGAAACTACATACCTCTGCATGTATCGAATTCTTCTCATGTTGTGTAATGCGAACTCGTACCACATACCAATACGAATTAcaaattatgttgattatggtTTGATTCGGTAGTTGTTGTGTTGTCCGGTTACCAGTCCGACTGGGAAATGATTCTATTGCAGCAGCTGTTTTCTGTATATTAGTTGTGGACACAGTTTTGGTGTTGTTGTGTCGTTTGGGTCTGCTGGGGAATGGCTAGCAGTTGTAATTGGGTGGggtgttttttctttcttctgctGTTGTTTTGTGTTGTCTTTAGCACCACCAGCATCTCCTCTTGAGATGCTTGGGAgctttaaataaaaacatacatatttttgtcaaaagaatCAAGCAAGtgataaaatatcatttcatgaTTGTTATGGACAGCCTAGAACACGTCAACTACAGTTGGCATTCTTCTCATTAATACTATACTATCAGCTCGGTCTTTAAATACAATACTTTAGTTTTTGAGAGGATATTTTTAgagttatttttaataatgaaaggATATTTAAATACTTTAGCCTTTTTTTAATAGTTATTGTAAAAAcatctttttttaatactaGTATTCTATTAACATTTTCAATCGCAATAATTATTActtttccaaaatattttaaacttatttttactTTAATAAATACGTAAACAATGAGGATTAAGTGTCGTTTATCATTTCATGATTCTTATATTATGAACCAGAACTacccctccgtttcaaaatgagtgtcgtttaaGTTTTTACATGACAATTTTACTAAACTAACCAATTTTACTATTGAcgtaactctttttttttttttgtcgtggtcgaggtttgaacctctgaccttgcatatttttatgcattatccataccaactgagctaagctcacgaggacatggATGTTTtagatataattaattaattagagggaacaattgaaagtaaaataataattcaatattgAAAAGTGTAAATGACATTCATttcgaaataattttttttatttaaaacgagacttattttaaaatgaatgaagtATTAAACTCATGCTATCGAGACCTAGATCCAAATCCATTAATTTCTACATTGTACTTGAGTGGACACCTTTGAACAAAAGATGCCTCAAAGTACCTTCTAACTTCTcacattaaatattataaatagaaGATACCTAACATATAGCAAAACACATCCATCACTCAACAATTCACACAACAATGTCTATTTTTCTTAACCCCAATACCTCATTTCTCACTttattgttcttttcattttccacCTTAATTGCACATGCAATTGTTCCACAAAATGAAACCTTTAAATTTGTAAATTCAGGTGACCTTGGAGACTTCATTGTAGAATATGGAGGTGATTACAGAATGATAAGCATATTCAATGCTCCATTCCAAGTTGGTTTCTACAACACTACTCCAAATGCCTTCACTCTAGCACTTCGAATCGGACTTCAACGATCGGAGCAGCTTTTCCGGTGGGTATGGGAAGCAAATAGAGGCAACCCAGTTGGTGAAAATGGTACTTTTTCATTAGGTGCTGATGGAAATCTTGTGTTGGCTAATGCTGATGGAAGAATTGTTTGGCAAACAAACACTTCCAATAAAGGTGTTGTTGCATTTAGGTTACTCTCAAATGGTAACATGGTTTTAATTGATGCCAAAGATAAATTTGTTTGGCAAAGTTTTGACCATCCAACAGATACCCTTTTGGTAGATCAATATTTAAAACCTAATGGACCTTCAAAGCTTGTTAGTAGActttcagaaaaagaaaatgttgatgGCCCTTATAGTTTGGTTTTGGAACCTAAAGGTTTGGCTTTATATTATAGGAGTACAAATTCTCCTAGGCCAAGTAAATAttggttttcttcttcttggttTTCATTTGAAAAAGGCTCATTAGAAAATGTCACACTTAAATCTGATCCAGAATCTTTTGAGTTTGGATTTGATTTTCATGTTACCAATTCTACCACTTCTGGCAATAGTATCATTGGTAGGCCAGTGAATAATAGTACCTTAACATATCTTAGGCTTGGAATTGATGGTAACATTCAATTTCACACTTACTTTCTAGATGTACGCAGTGGTGTTTGGAAAGTGACATTCACTCtctttgatgaagatgaagatctaGATGAGAGTGAGTGTCAATTGCCAGAGAGAT
Proteins encoded in this window:
- the LOC11413394 gene encoding epidermis-specific secreted glycoprotein EP1: MSIFLNPNTSFLTLLFFSFSTLIAHAIVPQNETFKFVNSGDLGDFIVEYGGDYRMISIFNAPFQVGFYNTTPNAFTLALRIGLQRSEQLFRWVWEANRGNPVGENGTFSLGADGNLVLANADGRIVWQTNTSNKGVVAFRLLSNGNMVLIDAKDKFVWQSFDHPTDTLLVDQYLKPNGPSKLVSRLSEKENVDGPYSLVLEPKGLALYYRSTNSPRPSKYWFSSSWFSFEKGSLENVTLKSDPESFEFGFDFHVTNSTTSGNSIIGRPVNNSTLTYLRLGIDGNIQFHTYFLDVRSGVWKVTFTLFDEDEDLDESECQLPERCGEFGLCEDNQCFGCPLENGIFGWSNKCSPKPLGGVCKASEFHYYKIEGVEHYMNKYTSGDIVSEDACGNKCTNDCKCVGYFYHKDESRCWIAYDLQTLTRVQNTTHVGYIKVPNK